A single Streptococcus thermophilus DNA region contains:
- a CDS encoding CHAP domain-containing protein, with amino-acid sequence MKKRILSAVLVSGVTLSAAASVHAEDYDSQIAATNNAISNLASQQEAAQAQVATIQSQVSTLRTQKTELEAKNAELEKVSADLESEIQELSSKIVARQDSLAKQARSAQQNNTATSYINSILNSKSISEAITRITAISKVVTANNDLLTKQESDQKELAAKQVENQAAINTIAANKSELETTEAGLTTQQAELEAAQVTLAAELATAQNEKTSLVSAKSTAESVAASTAASVAQSQAIAESEATAQVVDSSEAATSVASSEVAATSEAVAQPSEAPVSETSTASEAAQEPASSETSEVQPESAAPAVSEAPASVVPVATPEAAPAVSEAPVSVAPVVTSEAAPAASEAPAPAAETHKVSAASTPNTYPVGQCTWGVKSLAPWAGNNWGNAKNWIASARAAGHSVGTTPVAGAIAVWPNDGGGYGHVAYVTSASGANSIQVMESNYAGNMSISNYRGTFDPTSSAHGGSVFYIYP; translated from the coding sequence ATGAAAAAACGCATTCTTTCAGCAGTGTTGGTAAGTGGTGTGACTTTATCAGCAGCTGCATCAGTACATGCAGAGGATTATGATTCGCAAATCGCTGCTACAAATAACGCAATTAGTAACCTTGCTTCTCAACAAGAGGCTGCGCAAGCACAAGTTGCTACAATCCAATCTCAAGTATCAACTCTCAGAACACAAAAAACTGAATTGGAAGCTAAAAATGCCGAACTTGAAAAAGTATCTGCAGATTTGGAATCTGAAATTCAAGAATTATCAAGTAAGATTGTAGCTCGTCAAGATTCTTTGGCGAAACAAGCTCGTAGTGCTCAACAAAATAACACTGCTACTAGCTACATTAACTCTATCTTGAACTCTAAGTCAATCTCTGAAGCTATTACTCGTATCACAGCTATTTCAAAAGTTGTTACAGCTAATAATGATTTATTGACTAAACAAGAGTCAGATCAAAAAGAGCTTGCTGCTAAACAAGTAGAAAATCAAGCTGCAATTAATACTATTGCAGCTAATAAGTCAGAACTTGAAACAACAGAAGCTGGTTTGACAACTCAACAAGCAGAACTTGAAGCAGCACAAGTTACTTTGGCTGCTGAATTGGCAACAGCTCAAAATGAGAAGACATCACTTGTCTCTGCTAAATCAACTGCTGAATCTGTAGCTGCCTCGACGGCTGCATCAGTGGCACAGTCTCAAGCAATTGCTGAATCAGAGGCAACTGCACAAGTTGTAGATTCTTCAGAAGCAGCAACATCAGTAGCTTCTTCAGAAGTAGCTGCTACTTCTGAAGCTGTAGCTCAGCCTTCAGAGGCACCAGTTTCTGAAACATCGACAGCTTCTGAGGCTGCACAGGAGCCGGCTTCATCAGAAACATCAGAAGTACAACCAGAATCAGCTGCACCAGCTGTTTCAGAAGCTCCTGCTAGCGTAGTACCTGTCGCAACACCAGAAGCTGCACCAGCTGTTTCAGAAGCTCCTGTTAGCGTAGCACCTGTCGTAACATCAGAAGCTGCACCAGCTGCTTCAGAAGCTCCTGCACCAGCTGCTGAAACACATAAAGTGTCAGCAGCATCAACTCCTAATACATATCCAGTTGGACAATGTACTTGGGGTGTGAAATCATTGGCTCCATGGGCTGGTAATAATTGGGGGAATGCTAAAAACTGGATTGCTAGTGCGCGAGCAGCTGGTCATTCAGTAGGTACAACTCCAGTAGCCGGAGCGATTGCGGTATGGCCAAATGATGGTGGTGGTTATGGTCACGTAGCTTATGTTACATCAGCATCAGGTGCAAATTCAATTCAAGTTATGGAATCGAACTACGCTGGTAACATGTCAATCAGTAACTACCGTGGTACATTTGATCCAACATCATCAGCGCATGGTGGTTCTGTATTTTATATTTACCCATAA
- a CDS encoding phosphopantetheine-binding protein produces MSRVEILQEMQLVIQEQLDREDIVLTEATKLNDLGVDSIELMEFIINLEDEFSLEISDNTIDHMDKVSDLLDYLSEQLNNK; encoded by the coding sequence ATGAGTAGAGTAGAAATTCTTCAGGAAATGCAGCTCGTTATTCAAGAGCAATTGGATAGAGAGGACATTGTTTTAACCGAAGCTACCAAATTAAATGACTTGGGTGTAGATTCAATAGAGCTTATGGAGTTCATTATTAATTTGGAGGATGAGTTTTCCCTAGAGATTTCTGATAATACCATTGATCATATGGATAAGGTATCAGATTTGTTAGACTATTTGTCTGAGCAATTGAATAACAAATAA
- a CDS encoding pyridoxal phosphate-dependent aminotransferase, with product MDLTQRFNKNLDKIEVSMIRQFDQSISDVPGIKKLTLGEPDFTTPDHVKEAAKTAIDANQSYYTGMAGLPDLRQAAANFVKEKYNLTYNPDNEILVTIGATEALSATLTAILEPGDTILLPAPAYPGYEPIANLVGAKIVEIDTTANDFVLTPEMLEKAILEQGDKLKAVLLNYPTNPTGVTYSRQQIEDIAEVLKKYNIFVVSDEVYSELTYVDQHVSIAEYLPEQTILINGLSKSHAMTGWRIGLIFAPASLTAQLIKSHQYLVTAAATMVQFAAIEALSAGKDDAQPMKVEYLKRRDYILEKMTELGFKIIKPDGAFYIFAKIPEGYNQDSFKFCQDFAREKAIAIIPGVAFGKYGEGYVRLSYAASMDTIETAMTRLKEFMEEHAEA from the coding sequence ATGGATTTAACACAACGTTTTAATAAAAATTTAGATAAGATTGAAGTCTCAATGATTCGTCAGTTTGACCAATCAATTTCAGATGTTCCAGGTATTAAAAAGTTGACGCTTGGAGAACCTGATTTTACGACTCCAGATCATGTGAAAGAAGCAGCTAAAACTGCGATTGATGCGAACCAGTCATACTATACAGGTATGGCTGGACTTCCTGATTTGCGCCAAGCTGCTGCGAATTTTGTTAAGGAAAAATACAATCTAACTTATAATCCCGATAATGAAATTTTGGTAACTATTGGGGCCACAGAAGCTCTTTCTGCGACTTTAACAGCTATTTTGGAGCCTGGTGATACGATTCTTTTGCCTGCACCAGCCTATCCAGGATATGAGCCGATTGCAAATCTAGTTGGGGCTAAAATTGTTGAAATTGATACAACAGCTAATGATTTTGTTTTGACACCGGAAATGTTAGAAAAGGCAATTTTAGAGCAAGGGGATAAGCTTAAGGCTGTTTTACTTAACTACCCAACCAACCCAACAGGTGTGACTTATTCACGCCAACAGATTGAAGATATTGCTGAAGTTCTGAAAAAATATAATATTTTTGTTGTTAGTGATGAAGTATATTCAGAACTAACTTATGTAGATCAACATGTTTCTATTGCTGAATATTTGCCTGAGCAAACTATTTTAATCAACGGCTTGTCGAAATCTCATGCGATGACAGGATGGCGTATTGGTTTGATTTTTGCACCAGCAAGTTTGACGGCTCAGTTGATTAAGAGTCACCAGTATTTGGTGACGGCTGCAGCTACTATGGTACAATTTGCAGCTATCGAAGCATTATCTGCTGGTAAGGATGATGCACAACCAATGAAAGTTGAGTATTTGAAACGTCGGGATTATATTCTTGAAAAAATGACTGAACTTGGTTTCAAAATTATTAAACCTGATGGTGCCTTCTATATCTTTGCTAAGATTCCAGAAGGATATAATCAAGACTCCTTTAAGTTCTGTCAAGACTTTGCTCGTGAAAAAGCTATTGCTATTATTCCTGGCGTTGCTTTTGGGAAATATGGCGAAGGTTATGTTCGATTGTCGTATGCAGCTAGCATGGACACTATTGAAACAGCTATGACTCGTTTGAAAGAGTTTATGGAAGAACATGCAGAAGCTTGA
- a CDS encoding ribose-phosphate diphosphokinase gives MSYTNLKLFALSSNQELAAKVADKIGIELGRSSVREFSDGEIQVNIEESIRGHHVFILQSTSSPVNDNLMEILIMVDALKRASAETINVVMPYYGYARQDRKARSREPITSKLVANMLEVAGVDRLLTVDLHAPQIQGFFDIPVDHLMGAPLIADYFDRAGLTGDDVVVVSPDHGGVTRARKLAQCLKTPIAIIDKRRSVDKMNTSEVMNIIGNVEGKTCILIDDMIDTAGTICHAADALAEAGATNVFASCTHPVLSGPALDNIQKSAIEKLVVLDTIYLPEERLIDKIEQISIADLISEAIIRSHEKRPLSPLFEMGHK, from the coding sequence ATGTCTTATACGAATTTAAAGTTATTTGCTTTGTCGTCTAACCAAGAATTAGCAGCAAAAGTTGCTGATAAAATTGGTATTGAACTTGGAAGATCAAGTGTTCGTGAATTTTCAGATGGTGAGATTCAAGTTAATATTGAAGAGTCTATTCGTGGTCATCACGTTTTTATTCTTCAATCTACAAGCTCTCCTGTAAATGATAATTTGATGGAAATCTTGATTATGGTTGATGCGCTAAAACGTGCTAGCGCTGAGACAATCAATGTTGTTATGCCTTATTATGGATATGCACGTCAAGATCGAAAGGCACGTTCACGTGAACCAATCACATCTAAGTTGGTTGCTAATATGCTCGAGGTAGCAGGTGTTGACCGTCTTTTGACAGTTGACCTTCATGCTCCTCAAATTCAAGGATTTTTTGATATCCCAGTGGATCATTTGATGGGAGCGCCTCTTATCGCAGATTATTTTGATCGTGCTGGTCTTACGGGTGATGATGTGGTTGTTGTTTCTCCAGATCATGGTGGTGTTACTCGTGCGCGTAAACTTGCTCAATGTTTGAAAACACCAATCGCTATCATTGATAAACGTCGTAGTGTTGATAAAATGAACACTTCTGAGGTTATGAATATCATTGGTAATGTTGAAGGGAAAACATGTATCTTGATTGATGATATGATTGATACTGCAGGTACCATCTGTCATGCAGCGGATGCACTTGCTGAAGCTGGTGCTACAAATGTCTTTGCATCATGTACTCACCCTGTATTGTCAGGTCCAGCTCTTGATAATATTCAAAAATCTGCTATTGAAAAGCTTGTTGTGCTTGACACGATTTATCTTCCAGAAGAGCGTTTGATTGATAAAATTGAACAAATATCTATTGCTGATTTGATTTCTGAAGCAATCATTCGTAGTCATGAAAAACGCCCATTGTCACCATTGTTCGAAATGGGTCATAAATAG
- the purC gene encoding phosphoribosylaminoimidazolesuccinocarboxamide synthase: protein MSNQLIYTGKAKDIYSTEDENVIKSVYKDQATMLNGARKETIKGKGVLNNQISSLIFEKLNAAGVATHFIERISDTEQLNKKVTIIPLEVVLRNVTAGSFSKRFGVEEGLDLKTPIVEFYYKNDDLDDPFINDEHVKFLDIANDEQIAYIKEETRRINELLKDWFEQIGLRLIDFKLEFGYDKDGKIILADEFSPDNCRLWDAEGHHMDKDVFRRDLGSLTDVYEVVLEKLQGLK from the coding sequence ATGTCAAACCAACTGATTTATACTGGGAAAGCTAAAGATATTTATAGTACAGAAGACGAAAATGTGATTAAGTCGGTCTATAAGGACCAGGCAACCATGCTTAATGGTGCTCGTAAGGAGACCATTAAAGGGAAAGGCGTGCTTAATAATCAGATTTCGTCTCTTATTTTTGAAAAATTGAACGCTGCGGGTGTGGCTACTCATTTTATCGAACGTATCTCTGATACAGAACAACTTAACAAGAAGGTTACAATCATTCCTTTGGAGGTTGTGCTTCGTAACGTGACTGCGGGTTCTTTCTCAAAACGTTTCGGTGTGGAAGAAGGTCTGGACTTGAAAACTCCAATCGTTGAATTTTACTACAAAAACGATGATTTGGATGATCCATTTATCAATGATGAGCATGTGAAGTTTTTGGATATTGCTAATGATGAGCAAATTGCTTATATCAAGGAGGAAACACGTCGTATCAACGAATTGCTAAAAGATTGGTTTGAGCAAATTGGTCTTCGTTTGATTGACTTCAAATTGGAGTTTGGTTATGATAAGGATGGCAAGATTATCTTGGCAGATGAATTTTCACCAGATAACTGTCGTCTTTGGGATGCGGAAGGGCACCATATGGATAAGGATGTTTTCCGTCGTGATCTCGGTAGCTTGACAGATGTGTATGAAGTTGTATTGGAAAAATTGCA
- the recO gene encoding DNA repair protein RecO: MQKLESRGVILFNRNYRENDKLVKIFTKQAGKRMFFVRGGGSGKLSAVIQPLNIAEFMMTVNDEGLSFIEDYSQAESFKEITSDIFKLSYATYLAALTDAAIADGVVDAQLFAFLEKTLVLMEEGLDYEILTNIFEIQVLDRFGVRLNFHECVFCHRVGLPFDFSYKFSGLLCPNHYEEDERRSHLDPNVPYLLDRFQGLSFEELRSISVKDEMKRKLRQFIDELYDNYVGIHLKSKKFIDNLNSWGHIMSKEDSAD, encoded by the coding sequence ATGCAGAAGCTTGAGAGTAGGGGGGTTATCCTCTTCAATCGTAATTATCGCGAGAATGATAAGCTGGTTAAGATTTTTACTAAACAAGCTGGTAAACGGATGTTTTTTGTTAGAGGTGGTGGGTCAGGTAAATTGAGTGCTGTGATTCAACCTTTAAACATCGCTGAATTTATGATGACTGTAAATGATGAAGGTTTATCTTTCATAGAGGATTATAGTCAGGCAGAGTCTTTTAAGGAAATTACAAGTGATATTTTTAAACTGTCTTACGCGACCTATTTAGCTGCCTTGACTGATGCTGCTATTGCTGACGGTGTGGTAGATGCACAATTATTTGCATTTTTAGAGAAAACCCTTGTGTTAATGGAAGAGGGCTTAGATTATGAAATATTGACTAATATCTTTGAGATTCAAGTTTTGGACCGTTTTGGCGTACGATTGAATTTTCATGAATGTGTCTTTTGTCATCGTGTTGGTCTTCCTTTTGATTTCTCGTATAAGTTCTCAGGTTTACTTTGTCCCAATCATTACGAAGAAGATGAAAGGCGTAGTCATTTGGACCCTAATGTGCCTTATCTTTTGGATCGTTTCCAGGGTCTTTCGTTTGAAGAATTGAGAAGCATATCTGTTAAGGATGAAATGAAACGAAAGTTGAGACAATTTATTGATGAGCTTTATGATAATTATGTTGGGATTCATCTTAAAAGCAAGAAGTTTATTGATAATCTAAATTCTTGGGGTCATATTATGAGTAAAGAAGATAGTGCTGATTAA
- the plsX gene encoding phosphate acyltransferase PlsX: MHVIAVDAMGGDNAPQAIVEGVNQALAEFKDIEIQLYGEEAKIKNYLTANERVSIVHTDEKINSDDEPVKAIRKKKKASMVLGAQAVKEKAADAVISAGNTGALLAAGLFVVGRIKGVERPGLMSTMPSFTGQPFDMLDLGANAENTANHLHQYAILGSFYAKNVRGIATPSVGLLNNGTEKTKGDSLRKEAFELLSKEASINFIGNVEAREIMSGAADVVVADGFTGNAVLKAIEGTGLGTMKTLKSAIMNGGLKAKLGAFLLKDRLKGMKETMDYSSAGGAVLFGLKAPVVKCHGSSDAKAVYYTIKQVRKMLDTKVVEQLVDAFDPKEEVN; the protein is encoded by the coding sequence ATGCATGTAATTGCAGTGGATGCTATGGGTGGCGACAATGCGCCACAAGCGATCGTAGAGGGAGTTAACCAAGCTTTAGCAGAGTTCAAAGATATTGAAATCCAGCTTTATGGTGAGGAAGCTAAAATCAAAAACTATTTGACAGCGAATGAACGTGTGAGCATTGTACATACTGATGAAAAGATAAATTCGGATGACGAGCCCGTCAAAGCAATTCGAAAGAAAAAGAAAGCTTCGATGGTTTTGGGCGCACAAGCTGTTAAGGAGAAAGCAGCGGATGCTGTAATCTCTGCAGGGAATACAGGTGCTCTTTTGGCCGCCGGTCTTTTTGTTGTTGGACGTATTAAGGGAGTTGAAAGACCAGGTCTTATGTCAACGATGCCAAGTTTTACTGGTCAACCCTTTGATATGCTTGATCTAGGAGCTAATGCTGAAAATACAGCTAATCACTTGCATCAATATGCTATTTTAGGCTCTTTCTATGCTAAAAATGTACGTGGAATTGCCACCCCTAGTGTAGGCCTCCTTAATAATGGGACTGAGAAAACAAAGGGGGATAGTCTTCGTAAGGAGGCTTTTGAGCTTTTATCCAAGGAAGCAAGTATTAACTTCATTGGTAATGTCGAGGCGCGTGAAATCATGTCTGGAGCTGCTGATGTGGTAGTGGCTGATGGTTTCACAGGAAATGCGGTTCTTAAGGCAATTGAAGGAACTGGACTTGGCACAATGAAGACTCTTAAGTCAGCCATAATGAATGGTGGTCTCAAAGCTAAGTTAGGTGCCTTCCTATTGAAGGATAGACTTAAAGGTATGAAAGAGACGATGGATTACTCAAGTGCCGGTGGAGCTGTTCTATTTGGGCTCAAGGCTCCTGTAGTAAAATGTCATGGATCTAGTGATGCTAAAGCAGTCTACTATACCATTAAGCAGGTTCGTAAGATGCTCGATACTAAGGTGGTAGAGCAACTAGTTGACGCTTTCGACCCGAAAGAGGAGGTTAACTGA